A window of Euwallacea fornicatus isolate EFF26 chromosome 13, ASM4011564v1, whole genome shotgun sequence contains these coding sequences:
- the Cph gene encoding B-cell lymphoma/leukemia 11A isoform X2 gives MRIKMPAVRIAQDADGQELADDHQDILTCGVCQKPFALSDIVRFIQHKIQTCNKENFGQCYVNADRERDNDDGSLPLSTINTRRPSISAPISSKKSGGSRVHTPPPASPRLPAPSDLCVDGAASSTPKRRASSPLTTSGSTDDGEDRKPIIKQERLDTTSSSPEEHSHKKSRTEVADAESNTTHSEPSNYVCSTCKARLHSAWRLVQHVQHAHGIKIYVESSPGSSKCSSSNNNHSSSSASSSSSGCSSGASGAPPHPVPNLRHPLLPPPDLHNPFGVSGLLRLPLPPMSHGMNPNLPPAPLFSRPEHHYRIDQLVSEQFRHHGLNLAAAAAAVAAQPHSFPSPVTERSSSVNSLPPRDRNTPNQPLTLEPQLDFYSQRLRALAGTTSPGVAQASSPSPRKLSPPFTSPSPSQVPHTIIPNNNISSSSSAGNPAAGNNNNNNHSLSSGNSSSRPPSTSPPNKSSGDEHLVNTPKSASTPPGKPGSPRNSTAPESVHACQYCGKKFRFLNNLEVHRRSHTGELPYKCTMCNQAYAGSSKLKRHMKVHRTPEDRTSNAGSLETLDGEDSEEDEDLDEEDDEEEDLEPEDEEAEDLSVPSQGPKNVNPNQASLVGELMDKFGLSNIAQYSEAYKQALQESSSALKLQMQASKDRDNNNTSLATQLKIREEFAKGMLVGPPPQPLPLFPPFNDTYEATKRLKMDLERNDWWLSGLPRETKGIPGPSSLLPNPLIKKESRRNDTCEYCGKIFKNCSNLTVHRRSHTGEKPYKCELCSYACAQSSKLTRHMKTHGRVGKDVYRCRFCEMPFSVPSTLEKHMRKCVVNQGKGHLLSSMPMLSGDEDSSTSIASKEAAT, from the exons ACGCAGACGGGCAGGAACTAGCAGATGACCACCAGGATATTTTAACCTGCGGAGTCTGTCAAAAGCCGTTTGCCCTCTCGGACATCGTGCGGTTTATTCAGCACAAAATCCAAACCTGCAACAAGGAAAATTTCGGCCAGTGCTACGTCAACGCAGATAGGGAAAGGGACAACGATGATGGGTCGTTACCTTTAAGTACGATCAACACTAGGCGACCCAGCATATCTGCTCCTATTAGCAGCAAGAAAAGCGGGGGCAGTCGGGTGCATACACCACCGCCTGCAAGCCCTAG ATTGCCTGCCCCTAGTGATCTTTGCGTTGATGGTGCGGCGTCTTCGACCCCGAAACGAAGAGCTTCGTCACCATTAACCACTTCCGGCAGTACCGATGACGGAGAGGATCGAAAGCCAATCATCAAGCAGGAAAGGCTGGACACCACGTCCTCCTCACCGGAGGAACATTCCCATAAGAAATCTCGAACAGAGGTGGCGGACGCTGAAAGCAATACTACACATAGTG AGCCGAGCAACTACGTTTGTTCTACGTGCAAGGCGCGTCTGCACTCAGCATGGCGGCTGGTGCAACACGTCCAACACGCCCACGGCATCAAAATCTACGTGGAATCATCGCCGGGATCGTCAAAATGCAGCAGTAGCAACAACAACCATTCTTCGAGTTCGGCCTCCAGCAGCTCCTCGGGGTGTTCGTCTGGGGCGTCGGGAGCGCCACCCCATCCAGTTCCTAATTTGAGGCATCCGTTGCTGCCTCCGCCTGATCTTCACAATCCCTTCGGCGTGAGCGGTTTGTTACGGTTACCTTTGCCTCCGATGAGTCACGGGATGAATCCCAACCTCCCTCCCGCACCGTTATTTTCGCGACCCGAACACCATTACCGCATCGATCAGCTGGTTAGCGAGCAGTTCAGGCACCACGGTCTCAATTTGGCGGCTGCTGCGGCCGCAGTGGCCGCCCAGCCCCACAGTTTTCCGTCCCCGGTGACGGAAAGATCCAGTTCGGTCAACAGTTTACCTCCAAGGGATCGGAACACCCCCAATCAACCCTTAACATTGGAACCGCAACTGGATTTTTACTCACAGCGGTTGAGAGCATTAGCAGGAACAACAAGTCCTGGGGTAGCACAGGCGAGCTCCCCGAGCCCCAGGAAGCTTTCACCGCCTTTTACAAGTCCCTCGCCCTCGCAAGTGCCACACACAATTATTCCAAACAATAACATCAGTTCGTCCAGCAGCGCTGGCAATCCCGCGGCAGgaaacaataacaacaacaaccaCAGCTTGAGCAGTGGAAACAGCTCGAGTAGACCGCCCAGTACATCGCCGCCCAACAAGAGCAGCGGAGATGAGCACTTGGTGAACACTCCCAAATCTGCGTCGACTCCCCCAGGGAAACCTGGATCGCCCAGAAACTCCACTGCACCAGAATCGGTACACGCCTGCCAGTATTGCGGAAAGAAATTTCGCTTCCTCAATAACCTGGAAGTGCACAGGAGATCGCACACCGGTGAATTGCCTTATAAGTGTACGATGTGCAATCAAGCTTACGCGGGCAGTAGCAAACTCAAGAGGCACATGAAGGTGCATAGGACGCCGGAAGACCGGACTAGCAATGCCGGCTCGCTTGAAACATTAGACGGCGAAGACAGCGAAGAGGACGAGGATTTAGACGAGGAGGACGACGAGGAAGAAGACTTGGAACCCGAAGACGAAGAGGCGGAAGATTTGAGCGTACCCAGTCAAGGGCCAAAAAACGTGAATCCTAACCAAGCTTCCCTTGTCGGCGAACTCATGGACAAGTTTGGTTTAAGCAATATCGCCCAATACAGTGAAGCCTATAAACAGGCCTTGCAAGAGAGCAGTTCTGCGTTGAAGCTGCAAATGCAAGCGAGCAAAGACAGAGACAACAACAATACGTCTCTGGCCACGCAGTTGAAAATCCGAGAAGAGTTCGCCAAAGGGATGTTAGTGGGCCCGCCACCGCAGCCCCTGCCCTTATTTCCCCCGTTCAACGACACATACGAAGCAACGAAACGACTGAAGATGGATTTGGAACGGAACGACTGGTGGTTATCAGGGTTGCCGAGAGAGACCAAAGGTATTCCGGGACCCAGTTCTTTGTTGCCCAATCCACTGATAAAGAAGGAGTCGCGACGTAACGACACGTGCGAGTACTgtgggaaaattttcaaaaattgctctAATCTTACTGTACACCGTCGATCCCACACCGGGGAAAAACCCTACAAGTGTGAGCTATGTTCCTATGCCTGCGCGCAGAGCTCTAAGCTCACCAGGCACATGAAGACTCATGGCAGAGTGGGAAAGGACGTGTACCGATGCAGGTTCTGCGAAATGCCTTTCTCGGTACCGTCTACCTTGGAGAAACACATGAGAAAATGTGTGGTGAACCAGGGGAAAGGTCACTTGCTCAGCAGCATGCCAATGTTAAGTGGAGATGAGGATTCCTCCACGAGCATCGCATCGAAGGAAGCCGCTACATGA
- the Cph gene encoding B-cell lymphoma/leukemia 11A isoform X1 produces MRIKMPAVRIAQADADGQELADDHQDILTCGVCQKPFALSDIVRFIQHKIQTCNKENFGQCYVNADRERDNDDGSLPLSTINTRRPSISAPISSKKSGGSRVHTPPPASPRLPAPSDLCVDGAASSTPKRRASSPLTTSGSTDDGEDRKPIIKQERLDTTSSSPEEHSHKKSRTEVADAESNTTHSEPSNYVCSTCKARLHSAWRLVQHVQHAHGIKIYVESSPGSSKCSSSNNNHSSSSASSSSSGCSSGASGAPPHPVPNLRHPLLPPPDLHNPFGVSGLLRLPLPPMSHGMNPNLPPAPLFSRPEHHYRIDQLVSEQFRHHGLNLAAAAAAVAAQPHSFPSPVTERSSSVNSLPPRDRNTPNQPLTLEPQLDFYSQRLRALAGTTSPGVAQASSPSPRKLSPPFTSPSPSQVPHTIIPNNNISSSSSAGNPAAGNNNNNNHSLSSGNSSSRPPSTSPPNKSSGDEHLVNTPKSASTPPGKPGSPRNSTAPESVHACQYCGKKFRFLNNLEVHRRSHTGELPYKCTMCNQAYAGSSKLKRHMKVHRTPEDRTSNAGSLETLDGEDSEEDEDLDEEDDEEEDLEPEDEEAEDLSVPSQGPKNVNPNQASLVGELMDKFGLSNIAQYSEAYKQALQESSSALKLQMQASKDRDNNNTSLATQLKIREEFAKGMLVGPPPQPLPLFPPFNDTYEATKRLKMDLERNDWWLSGLPRETKGIPGPSSLLPNPLIKKESRRNDTCEYCGKIFKNCSNLTVHRRSHTGEKPYKCELCSYACAQSSKLTRHMKTHGRVGKDVYRCRFCEMPFSVPSTLEKHMRKCVVNQGKGHLLSSMPMLSGDEDSSTSIASKEAAT; encoded by the exons CAGACGCAGACGGGCAGGAACTAGCAGATGACCACCAGGATATTTTAACCTGCGGAGTCTGTCAAAAGCCGTTTGCCCTCTCGGACATCGTGCGGTTTATTCAGCACAAAATCCAAACCTGCAACAAGGAAAATTTCGGCCAGTGCTACGTCAACGCAGATAGGGAAAGGGACAACGATGATGGGTCGTTACCTTTAAGTACGATCAACACTAGGCGACCCAGCATATCTGCTCCTATTAGCAGCAAGAAAAGCGGGGGCAGTCGGGTGCATACACCACCGCCTGCAAGCCCTAG ATTGCCTGCCCCTAGTGATCTTTGCGTTGATGGTGCGGCGTCTTCGACCCCGAAACGAAGAGCTTCGTCACCATTAACCACTTCCGGCAGTACCGATGACGGAGAGGATCGAAAGCCAATCATCAAGCAGGAAAGGCTGGACACCACGTCCTCCTCACCGGAGGAACATTCCCATAAGAAATCTCGAACAGAGGTGGCGGACGCTGAAAGCAATACTACACATAGTG AGCCGAGCAACTACGTTTGTTCTACGTGCAAGGCGCGTCTGCACTCAGCATGGCGGCTGGTGCAACACGTCCAACACGCCCACGGCATCAAAATCTACGTGGAATCATCGCCGGGATCGTCAAAATGCAGCAGTAGCAACAACAACCATTCTTCGAGTTCGGCCTCCAGCAGCTCCTCGGGGTGTTCGTCTGGGGCGTCGGGAGCGCCACCCCATCCAGTTCCTAATTTGAGGCATCCGTTGCTGCCTCCGCCTGATCTTCACAATCCCTTCGGCGTGAGCGGTTTGTTACGGTTACCTTTGCCTCCGATGAGTCACGGGATGAATCCCAACCTCCCTCCCGCACCGTTATTTTCGCGACCCGAACACCATTACCGCATCGATCAGCTGGTTAGCGAGCAGTTCAGGCACCACGGTCTCAATTTGGCGGCTGCTGCGGCCGCAGTGGCCGCCCAGCCCCACAGTTTTCCGTCCCCGGTGACGGAAAGATCCAGTTCGGTCAACAGTTTACCTCCAAGGGATCGGAACACCCCCAATCAACCCTTAACATTGGAACCGCAACTGGATTTTTACTCACAGCGGTTGAGAGCATTAGCAGGAACAACAAGTCCTGGGGTAGCACAGGCGAGCTCCCCGAGCCCCAGGAAGCTTTCACCGCCTTTTACAAGTCCCTCGCCCTCGCAAGTGCCACACACAATTATTCCAAACAATAACATCAGTTCGTCCAGCAGCGCTGGCAATCCCGCGGCAGgaaacaataacaacaacaaccaCAGCTTGAGCAGTGGAAACAGCTCGAGTAGACCGCCCAGTACATCGCCGCCCAACAAGAGCAGCGGAGATGAGCACTTGGTGAACACTCCCAAATCTGCGTCGACTCCCCCAGGGAAACCTGGATCGCCCAGAAACTCCACTGCACCAGAATCGGTACACGCCTGCCAGTATTGCGGAAAGAAATTTCGCTTCCTCAATAACCTGGAAGTGCACAGGAGATCGCACACCGGTGAATTGCCTTATAAGTGTACGATGTGCAATCAAGCTTACGCGGGCAGTAGCAAACTCAAGAGGCACATGAAGGTGCATAGGACGCCGGAAGACCGGACTAGCAATGCCGGCTCGCTTGAAACATTAGACGGCGAAGACAGCGAAGAGGACGAGGATTTAGACGAGGAGGACGACGAGGAAGAAGACTTGGAACCCGAAGACGAAGAGGCGGAAGATTTGAGCGTACCCAGTCAAGGGCCAAAAAACGTGAATCCTAACCAAGCTTCCCTTGTCGGCGAACTCATGGACAAGTTTGGTTTAAGCAATATCGCCCAATACAGTGAAGCCTATAAACAGGCCTTGCAAGAGAGCAGTTCTGCGTTGAAGCTGCAAATGCAAGCGAGCAAAGACAGAGACAACAACAATACGTCTCTGGCCACGCAGTTGAAAATCCGAGAAGAGTTCGCCAAAGGGATGTTAGTGGGCCCGCCACCGCAGCCCCTGCCCTTATTTCCCCCGTTCAACGACACATACGAAGCAACGAAACGACTGAAGATGGATTTGGAACGGAACGACTGGTGGTTATCAGGGTTGCCGAGAGAGACCAAAGGTATTCCGGGACCCAGTTCTTTGTTGCCCAATCCACTGATAAAGAAGGAGTCGCGACGTAACGACACGTGCGAGTACTgtgggaaaattttcaaaaattgctctAATCTTACTGTACACCGTCGATCCCACACCGGGGAAAAACCCTACAAGTGTGAGCTATGTTCCTATGCCTGCGCGCAGAGCTCTAAGCTCACCAGGCACATGAAGACTCATGGCAGAGTGGGAAAGGACGTGTACCGATGCAGGTTCTGCGAAATGCCTTTCTCGGTACCGTCTACCTTGGAGAAACACATGAGAAAATGTGTGGTGAACCAGGGGAAAGGTCACTTGCTCAGCAGCATGCCAATGTTAAGTGGAGATGAGGATTCCTCCACGAGCATCGCATCGAAGGAAGCCGCTACATGA